In a single window of the Portunus trituberculatus isolate SZX2019 chromosome 1, ASM1759143v1, whole genome shotgun sequence genome:
- the LOC123515960 gene encoding adult-specific cuticular protein ACP-20-like → MNTHISRTTRQWQNILAITLLASLYLTTALPSPQSATRGRPHIPLTPAKPHTPEAAPGVTHAGPNAPLGYQSLGVAGKQNVNSGFKEFDAFSASNRGSHGGGGVPGGYQSFPGGHGGAGGGGGGGFGGGKPGGHPYKSGPQDFSYPIQPHTFGYSVQDPYYGDSHQHQEVSDGTTTKGQYRVALPDGRTQIVTYSADSKTGFNAQVTYEGDAKPYVPPEAPTGGYGAQGGHAGQGQKYSGGGGGGGGGGGGGYSGGGNVGVGYVR, encoded by the exons atgaacacacac atttcaAGAACCACGAGGCAATGGCAAAACATTCTGGCCATCACACTTTTAGCCTCCCTCTACCTTACCACAGCCCTCCCCAGCCCCCAGTCAGCCACCAGGGGACGCCCACACATCCCCCTCACCCCTGCCAAGCCCCACACCCCTGAGGCAGCCCCTGGAGTCACCCACGCAGGCCCAAACGCACCCCTGGGTTACCAATCGTTGGGGGTCGCTGGCAAACAAAACGTGAATTCAGGTTTTAAGGAATTTGACGCTTTCTCAGCATCAAACAGGGGTTCTCATGGGGGTGGAGGTGTCCCAGGGGGTTATCAGTCCTTCCCTGGGGGCcatggaggagctggaggaggcggGGGAGGAGGATTCGGTGGAGGAAAGCCAGGAGGACATCCTTATAAATCTGGACCACAGGATTTCAGTTACCCGATTCAG CCACACACCTTCGGCTACTCAGTGCAGGACCCTTACTACGGCGACTCCCACCAGCACCAGGAAGTTTCAGATGGGACTACAACTAAGGGACAGTATAGAGTAGCGCTTCCCGATGGTCGTACACAGATTGTCACTTACTCAGCAGACTCTAAGACTGGTTTTAATGCGCAGGTCACTTACGAGGGGGACGCTAAACCCTATGTCCCTCCTGAGGCTCCCACGGGGGGTTATGGAGCGCAGGGGGGTCATGCAGGACAGGGGCAgaagtatagtggtggtggtggtggtggtggtggtggtggtggtggtggttatagtggtggtggtaatgttggtgtGGGATATgtgaggtaa
- the LOC123501445 gene encoding LOW QUALITY PROTEIN: hemicentin-1-like (The sequence of the model RefSeq protein was modified relative to this genomic sequence to represent the inferred CDS: inserted 1 base in 1 codon), protein MLEGPREVLWVVKIVISTEAKYVPGENMLDSCPLQEVWALAGGRAHLPCNITAPTPXDTPILVLFYNGVTGTPVYSIDARTVPLTRSVHWSALGSRAHFDATSSPQGLVVDELSLADQGLYRCRVDFKASPTRNLRVTLTVVVPPKRVSIRDETQREVSGVIGPYEVNKSLVLTCHVEGGSPKPRVTWWDEGTLLDNVAESGMAGEAERTQGSGLTTTTTIITNTLSLPSLSRQHLYRVLTCQAANSNLTLPVAATVTLDLKFPPLEVKILGGRGALSAGNRYSLVCETGGSRPPATLTWWLDGALVTDTKDQVLQEGNVSRSTVHLAPHRGQHGATLTCRAENSLIDGAVLEDATKLNVHFSPKLTLRPGHNLNMGDIKEGEDVYFECNIEANPPVFKVTWYLNGMELSHNISAGVIQSNRSLVLQKVGRASSGLYTCKAINLHGTGSSNAVQLSVKYAPICAGDQKKVYGGGRFHTLNITCRVESHPEATSFRWAFNSSTEISPVGGSSVSRGGRGRSIAAYTPLTHHDFGSLLCWGRNEVDEQEDPCVFHVVPAGVPESVQNCSAWQNHTNTSNEPVVIVSCSPGWGGGLDQTFSLEVRAGKGDTAPLAALREQRAPQFTVTGLKTGEVYEFHILASNIQGNSTPVLLDFATPVDVAEKRMSLEGVGGVGVMGVEDSYPHAHAKLVVFSPLVGAAVGLLAAILLCSLMAILVVKSRTAHSHAHGHAHTHKTLYDPPTPDEEMIDDTHDPKPPMTHAHALPQVPDVTRVRPEVPGAERQVTTEPHYLSNNNNNNNNNNNNNNHCPSIYISRPGTLLATTVTDGERQMLLQPHGGPTGDAPQPPPTHQNPYTVPQNPLSQQNHPSLPRTFQNTPKQNHFSNFSLDRNIGRPDLCPRNVYSYQEAYSTQDFQYQCPSTPLLPPQPLHPLPNAQNCGNRLSFAYPVSSFQSTSYSPSSSSSSSCSHQCQSLPLPLPLHLSQHSSPPPPPPPSPPPPPPPLPAPSHNYEPSTHESSV, encoded by the exons ATGCTGGAGGGACCTCGAGAAGTGTTATGGGTGGTGAAGATTGTCATTTCAACGGAGGCGAAGTATGTCCCGGGGGAAAACATGCTAGATTCTT gCCCGCTGCAGGAGGTGTGGGCGCTCGCAGGGGGACGCGCCCACCTCCCATGCAACATCACAGCGCCCACGC AAGATACGCCCATTTTGGTGCTCTTCTATAACGGGGTCACGGGTACTCCTGTTTATag caTTGACGCCAGAACGGTCCCTCTAACCCGCTCGGTCCACTGGTCAGCCTTAGGTAGCCGCGCGCACTTCGATGCCACTTCTTCGCCTCAAGGTCTAGTGGTGGACGAGCTCAGTTTAGCCGACCAAGGGCTATACAGGTGCCGCGTGGACTTCAAAGCTTCACCCACTCGAAACCTGCGCGTTACTCTGACAGTTGTAG TTCCCCCCAAGAGAGTTAGCATAAGAGACGAGACGCAGCGAGAAGTTAGCGGTGTTATAGGGCCATATGAGGTGAACAAGTCACTGGTCCTAACTTGTCACGTGGAAGGCg GGTCCCCGAAGCCCCGTGTGACCTGGTGGGACGAGGGAACCCTGCTGGACAATGTGGCAGAGTCAGGGATGGCAGGGGAGGCAGAGAGAACGCAGGGGTCAgggcttaccaccaccaccacgatcatcaCCAACACTCTGTCACTGCCAAGCCTTTCTAGACAGCATCTGTATCGCGTTCTAACCTGTCAAGCTGCCAACTCAAACCTCACACTCCCTGTTGCCGCCACTGTCACCCTGGACCTGAAGT TTCCCCCGCTGGAGGTCAAAATACTAGGCGGACGCGGGGCTCTGAGTGCAGGTAACCGGTACTCGTTAGTGTGTGAAACAGGTGGGTCACGGCCCCCCGCCACACTTACCTGGTGGCTGGACGGGGCCCTTGTCACGGATACTAAagaccag GTTCTACAAGAGGGAAATGTGAGCAGGTCCACAGTTCACTTAGCGCCACATAGAGGGCAGCACGGCGCCACTCTTACTTGCAGGGCAGAAAATTCACTCATAGATGGCGCTGTGCTTGAAGACGCCACCAAACTCAACGTGCATT tctctcCCAAGCTGACTCTACGCCCGGGACACAATCTGAACATGGGAGACAtcaaggaaggggaagatgtgTACTTTGAATGCAATATTGAGGCCAACCCACCTGTCTTCAAAGTCACCTGGTATTTAaat gGTATGGAGCTGTCACACAACATAAGCGCGGGAGTCATTCAGAGCAACCGGTCCCTCGTGCTACAGAAGGTCGGGCGCGCGTCTTCTGGCCTCTACACGTGCAAGGCTATCAATCTCCACGGGACTGGAAGCTCCAACGCTGTTCAACTTAGCGTGAAAT ACGCTCCGATTTGCGCAGGAGATCAGAAAAAAGTGTATGGCGGAGGGCGATTTCATACACTCAACATTACCTGCCGCGTTGAGTCCCACCCAGAGGCGACAAGCTTCAGATGGGCCTTCAACAGCTCCACCGAGATTTCCCCCGTTGGCGGCTCCTCTGTGTCGCGAGGTGGACGTGGGAGGAGCATAGCAGCCTACACGCCCTTAACCCACCACGATTTTGGTTCCCTCCTATGCTGGGGCAGAAATGAGGTGGATGAACAAGAGGACCCCTGTGTGTTCCATGTGGTTCCtgctg GTGTCCCAGAATCGGTCCAGAACTGCAGCGCTTGGCAgaaccacacaaacacctcaaATGAACCAGTAGTTATAGTTTCCTGTAGTCCTGGCTGGGGTGGGGGGCTAGACCAGACGTTTTCCCTGGAAGTAAGGGCTGGAAAGGGTGACACAGCGCCCCTAGCAGCCCTGAGGGAGCAAAGGGCGCCTCAGTTCACAGTCACGGGCTTGAAAACTGGCGAGGTGTATGAGTTTCACATTTTAGCTTCGAATATTCAAGGGAATTCGACTCCAGTGTTGCTTGATTTCGCTACCCCAGTGGATGTTGCGGAAAAACGGATGAGTCTTGAAGGTGTGGGCGGTGTGGGGGTCATGGGCGTGGAGGACAGCTACCCACACGCCCACGCTAAGCTGGTAGTCTTCTCTCCCCTCGTGGGCGCAGCTGTGGGCCTTCTAGCGGCTATTCTACTCTGCTCTCTAATGGCGATTTTAGTTGTCAAGTCACGCACGGCCCACAGTCACGCCCACggtcacgcccacacacacaagacgctGTACGACCCGCCCACGCCAGATGAGGAGATGATAGATGACACCCATGACCCCAAGCCGCCCATGACTCACGCCCATGCACTCCCACAAGTTCCCGATGTCACCAGAGTACGCCCAG AGGTGCCAGGTGCTGAGAGACAGGTAACAACGGAACCTCATTACCtgtcaaacaacaacaacaacaacaacaacaacaacaacaacaacaaccactgccCGAGTATATACATCAGCAGGCCAGGGACTTTGCTCGCCACAACC GTAACAGACGGAGAGAGGCAAATGCTGTTACAACCCCACGGAGGACCTACTGGGGATGCGCCACAACCCCCACCAACCCACCAGAACCCCTACACAGTCCCCCAGAACCCACTAAGCCAGCAGAACCACCCCAGCTTGCCCAGAACCTTTCagaacacacccaaacaaaacCACTTCTCAAATTTCTCGTTAGATAGAAACATAGGCCGACCAGATTTATGTCCTAGAAACGTGTATTCCTATCAAGAGGCCTACAGTACCCAGGATTTTCAGTATCAATGCCCCAgtacccctctcctcccccctcagcccctccaccccctcccaaATGCTCAAAATTGTGGAAATAGGTTAAGTTTTGCCTATCCTGTGTCCAGTTTTCAATCcacctcttattctccttcttcttcttcttcttcttcttgttctcaccAGTGTcaaagtcttcctcttcctcttcctcttcatctctcacagcattcttctcctcctcctcctcctcctccttctcctcctcctcctcctcctcctcttcctgcccccAGTCACAACTATGAACCCTCAACACATGAAAGTTCTGTTtaa